Proteins encoded together in one Microbacterium oxydans window:
- a CDS encoding 4-hydroxy-3-methylbut-2-enyl diphosphate reductase, with product MTSTAVHLPVPRLPRVRAAAGRLQDNPVAGHKRVLLAAPRGYCAGVDRAVVAVEKALERYGAPVYVRKQIVHNIHVVTELEEKGAIFVEEVDEIPEGAHVVFSAHGVSPAVVNAASDRGLHAIDATCPLVTKVHREAVRFARDDFEILLIGHDGHEEVEGTAGEAPDHVTVVNSPEEADTVVVKDPNKVVWLSQTTLSVDETMETVNRLRTRFPELQNPPSDDICYATQNRQVAIKKVAAGADLVIVVGSSNSSNSVRLVEVALEYGAKAAYRVDYAEEIRQEWLDGVETVGVTSGASVPEVLVREVLDAIGDAGYRDVEEVKTAEEDLMFSLPKELRQDAAGQRDARALGGRASGGGA from the coding sequence GTGACTTCGACTGCCGTTCATCTCCCCGTCCCTCGCCTCCCACGCGTTCGCGCGGCGGCCGGGCGGCTTCAGGATAACCCGGTGGCCGGACACAAGCGGGTTCTGCTCGCCGCTCCGCGCGGATACTGCGCCGGCGTGGACCGCGCGGTGGTCGCCGTGGAGAAGGCTCTCGAGCGCTACGGCGCGCCCGTGTACGTGCGCAAGCAGATCGTGCACAACATCCACGTGGTGACCGAGCTCGAGGAGAAGGGCGCGATCTTCGTCGAGGAGGTCGACGAGATCCCCGAGGGCGCCCACGTCGTGTTCAGCGCGCACGGTGTCTCGCCGGCGGTCGTGAACGCGGCCTCCGATCGCGGCCTGCACGCGATCGACGCCACCTGCCCGCTCGTCACCAAGGTGCACCGCGAGGCGGTGCGCTTCGCGCGCGACGATTTCGAGATCCTGCTCATCGGCCACGACGGCCACGAGGAGGTCGAGGGCACCGCGGGCGAGGCGCCCGACCATGTCACGGTGGTGAACTCCCCGGAGGAGGCCGACACCGTCGTCGTGAAGGACCCGAACAAGGTCGTCTGGCTCTCGCAGACCACCCTCTCCGTCGACGAGACCATGGAGACGGTCAACCGCCTGCGCACGCGCTTCCCCGAACTGCAGAATCCGCCGTCCGACGACATCTGCTACGCCACGCAGAACCGTCAGGTCGCCATCAAGAAGGTGGCCGCCGGCGCGGATCTCGTGATCGTCGTCGGCTCGTCCAACTCCTCCAACAGCGTGCGCCTCGTCGAGGTGGCGCTCGAGTACGGGGCGAAGGCGGCGTACCGCGTCGACTACGCCGAGGAGATCCGGCAGGAGTGGCTCGACGGTGTCGAGACCGTCGGCGTGACGAGCGGGGCGTCCGTCCCGGAGGTGCTCGTGCGCGAGGTGCTCGACGCGATCGGCGATGCCGGCTACCGCGATGTCGAAGAGGTGAAGACGGCGGAGGAGGACCTCATGTTCTCGCTCCCCAAGGAGCTGCGTCAGGACGCTGCCGGTCAGCGCGACGCACGGGCCCTCGGCGGACGTGCATCCGGAGGAGGCGCGTAG
- a CDS encoding IclR family transcriptional regulator, protein MSAAEAEPTLIGSVQRALRLIDIVANSPRPLPTKMLAAITGLTPGTTYNLVRTLVHEGYLSSESDGVVLGSRFPAFQQQIDSRGVFLARVRAALRDVTEDVGATAYLSRFADGEMHLIDIVDAARNPRVELWVGLQSSAHATALGKQILADLPDEERMDYLSRHRLEELTPRTISDRRTLLTQLERSPGWAVDHEEYAIGATCVAVPVIAPGIIASLAISLPANRAVVDRELVSTLQRTARRLSLQLGADSLGDGADFTI, encoded by the coding sequence TTGAGCGCCGCGGAAGCGGAGCCGACCCTCATCGGGTCCGTACAGCGCGCACTGCGTCTGATCGACATCGTCGCCAACTCGCCGCGTCCGCTTCCCACCAAGATGCTGGCGGCGATCACGGGGCTCACCCCGGGCACCACCTACAACCTGGTACGCACTCTCGTGCACGAGGGGTACCTCAGCTCCGAATCCGACGGAGTGGTGCTCGGCTCGCGGTTCCCCGCCTTCCAGCAGCAGATCGACTCCCGGGGCGTCTTCCTCGCCCGCGTCCGCGCCGCCCTGCGCGATGTGACGGAAGACGTCGGCGCGACGGCGTATCTCTCCCGATTCGCCGACGGCGAGATGCACCTCATCGACATCGTCGACGCGGCGCGCAACCCGCGGGTCGAGCTGTGGGTCGGCTTGCAGTCCAGCGCGCATGCGACGGCCCTGGGGAAGCAGATCCTCGCCGACCTGCCCGACGAGGAGCGGATGGACTATCTCTCCCGGCACCGTCTGGAGGAGCTCACGCCGCGGACGATCAGCGACCGCCGCACGCTGCTGACCCAGCTGGAGCGCTCGCCGGGGTGGGCGGTGGACCACGAGGAGTACGCGATCGGCGCGACATGCGTGGCCGTTCCGGTCATCGCTCCCGGCATCATCGCGTCGCTCGCGATCTCGCTGCCCGCGAACCGGGCGGTGGTGGACCGGGAGCTCGTCTCGACTCTGCAGCGCACCGCGCGGCGCCTCTCGCTCCAGCTCGGAGCCGACTCCTTGGGCGACGGCGCCGATTTCACTATCTGA
- a CDS encoding DUF6264 family protein → MTDQRPQYGELATPEEQRRAAGLPPIEEFAPAPPPAAVPSTVQAAAPAGTARAKSHPVDRFVTIALLAYGLINIVITGLAYLDLPSVMNETMKIMGVEGEFTNFAQGRTWGTIAAIVLAVGWSITAALSIRRLRRGRITWWVPIVGAIATMVVVSICIAVPMMGDPAFVAHLTDLGP, encoded by the coding sequence ATGACCGATCAGCGGCCCCAGTACGGCGAACTCGCGACTCCCGAGGAGCAGCGCCGCGCCGCCGGGCTGCCCCCGATCGAGGAGTTCGCGCCCGCGCCCCCTCCCGCCGCGGTGCCCAGTACCGTGCAGGCCGCCGCACCGGCGGGCACGGCCCGCGCGAAGTCGCATCCGGTGGACCGCTTCGTGACGATCGCCTTGCTCGCGTACGGGCTGATCAACATCGTCATCACGGGCCTGGCGTACCTCGATCTGCCGAGCGTGATGAACGAGACCATGAAGATCATGGGCGTCGAAGGGGAGTTCACGAACTTCGCGCAGGGGCGCACCTGGGGGACCATCGCCGCGATCGTCCTCGCCGTCGGCTGGTCGATCACCGCGGCGCTGTCGATCCGTCGCCTGCGTCGCGGCCGGATCACCTGGTGGGTGCCGATCGTCGGAGCGATCGCGACCATGGTCGTGGTGTCGATCTGCATCGCGGTGCCGATGATGGGCGACCCGGCCTTCGTCGCCCATCTGACGGATCTCGGTCCGTAG
- the fbaA gene encoding class II fructose-bisphosphate aldolase: MPVATPDQYAEMLDRAKAGGFAYPAFNVSSSQTINSVLQGLTEAGSDGIIQVTTGGADYFAGHTVKARATGALAFARFATEVAKNYPITVALHTDHCPKDALAGFVEPLISASEEEVKAGRNPIFQSHMWDGSAVPLAENIEIAKDLLPRMKNINAILEVEIGVVGGEEDGVQHEGSNDALYTTFADVDQAVQALGLGEQGRYIAALTFGNVHGVYKPGGVKLRPELLGEIQAEVAAKYNTGAKPLDLVFHGGSGSTDEEIALAVANGVIKMNIDTDTQYAYTRAIADYMFKNYDGVLKVDGEVGNKKQYDPRAWGKIAESAMGARVVESTRQLGSYGQSQS; encoded by the coding sequence ATGCCCGTCGCCACCCCGGATCAGTACGCCGAAATGCTCGACCGCGCGAAGGCCGGCGGCTTCGCGTACCCCGCATTCAACGTCTCCAGCTCGCAGACGATCAACTCCGTCCTCCAGGGACTGACCGAGGCCGGCTCCGACGGCATCATCCAGGTCACCACGGGTGGCGCCGACTACTTCGCCGGCCACACGGTGAAGGCTCGCGCGACGGGCGCCCTCGCGTTCGCCCGCTTCGCCACCGAGGTCGCCAAGAACTACCCGATCACCGTCGCGCTGCACACGGATCACTGCCCGAAGGACGCGCTGGCCGGCTTCGTCGAGCCGCTGATCTCCGCCTCCGAGGAAGAGGTCAAGGCCGGTCGCAACCCGATCTTCCAGTCCCACATGTGGGACGGCTCCGCCGTTCCGCTCGCGGAGAACATCGAGATCGCGAAGGATCTCCTCCCCCGCATGAAGAACATCAACGCCATCCTCGAGGTCGAGATCGGCGTCGTCGGCGGCGAAGAGGACGGCGTGCAGCACGAGGGCTCGAACGACGCTCTCTACACGACCTTCGCCGACGTCGACCAGGCCGTGCAGGCGCTGGGCCTCGGCGAGCAGGGCCGCTACATCGCCGCGCTCACCTTCGGCAACGTGCACGGTGTCTACAAGCCCGGCGGCGTGAAGCTGCGTCCGGAACTCCTCGGCGAGATCCAGGCCGAGGTCGCCGCGAAGTACAACACCGGCGCCAAGCCGCTCGACCTGGTCTTCCACGGCGGCTCCGGCTCGACCGACGAGGAGATCGCCCTCGCGGTCGCCAACGGCGTGATCAAGATGAACATCGACACCGACACGCAGTACGCCTACACGCGTGCGATCGCCGACTACATGTTCAAGAACTACGACGGCGTGCTGAAGGTCGACGGCGAGGTCGGCAACAAGAAGCAGTACGACCCGCGCGCCTGGGGCAAGATCGCCGAGTCGGCGATGGGCGCCCGCGTGGTCGAGTCGACCCGTCAGCTCGGCTCCTACGGCCAGTCCCAGAGCTGA
- the glpX gene encoding class II fructose-bisphosphatase, with product MVSLTADLSPLRPDRNLAMELVRATEAAAIRAVPFIGRGAKEAADGAAVDAMRAFLGTVDFQGRVVIGEGEKDNAPMLFNGEVVGTGRGPLCDIAVDPIDGTSLTAAGRQNALSVIAVSDRGTMLDASTVFYMDKLVTGPAGVGVVDIRLPIGENIRKLAGALDKPVDEIVVSVLNRPRHEQLIQEIRDAGAGTRLMSDGDVAGGINAARHDARTDMCVGVGGSPEGIVTACAIKALGGHIQGRLWPRDDDERQRGIDAGLDMDKVYEADDLVQGNNTIFVATGVTDGQLVAGVRRERGYVYTESVVLRGASGTLRRIASEHLVSKWL from the coding sequence ATGGTGAGTCTGACAGCCGATCTGAGTCCTCTTCGTCCCGACCGCAACCTCGCGATGGAGCTGGTGCGTGCGACCGAGGCGGCGGCCATCCGCGCGGTGCCGTTCATCGGCCGCGGCGCGAAGGAGGCGGCGGACGGCGCGGCGGTCGACGCCATGCGCGCCTTCCTCGGCACCGTCGACTTCCAGGGCCGGGTCGTGATCGGCGAGGGGGAGAAGGACAACGCGCCGATGCTGTTCAACGGCGAGGTGGTCGGAACGGGCCGCGGTCCGCTGTGCGACATCGCGGTCGATCCCATCGACGGCACGTCTCTCACCGCCGCCGGACGGCAGAACGCCCTCTCCGTGATCGCGGTGTCCGATCGCGGCACGATGCTGGACGCATCCACCGTCTTCTACATGGACAAGCTCGTCACCGGGCCGGCGGGTGTCGGCGTCGTCGACATCCGTCTCCCCATCGGCGAGAACATCCGCAAGCTCGCCGGGGCGCTCGACAAGCCGGTCGACGAGATCGTCGTCTCGGTGCTCAACCGCCCGCGTCACGAGCAGCTGATCCAGGAGATCCGCGACGCGGGTGCCGGCACCCGTCTCATGAGCGACGGCGACGTGGCAGGCGGGATCAACGCCGCGCGTCACGACGCCCGCACCGACATGTGCGTCGGCGTCGGTGGCAGCCCGGAGGGCATCGTCACGGCGTGCGCGATCAAGGCGCTCGGCGGACACATCCAGGGACGCCTCTGGCCCCGCGACGACGACGAACGCCAGCGCGGGATCGACGCGGGCCTCGACATGGACAAGGTCTACGAGGCCGACGACCTGGTGCAGGGGAACAACACGATCTTCGTCGCGACCGGTGTGACCGACGGCCAGCTGGTCGCGGGCGTGCGTCGTGAGCGCGGATACGTCTACACCGAGAGCGTCGTGCTCCGCGGAGCGTCCGGCACGCTGCGCCGCATCGCGTCGGAGCACCTCGTCTCGAAGTGGCTCTGA
- a CDS encoding DNA recombination protein RmuC has translation MDALAVVLVLVALAAGVAVGWFLRAGRGAADLARAQAELAAARDDRDRQYDLYRDAVEHSRNEQRAEAQRVQQQNAVLTALAPVRESLQQMQDKVTAIERDRHAQFGTLEEQLRRAQESDEALRATTESLAGALRSTATRGVWGETQLRRVVEAAGLTRHIDFDLQATISSDRGQGRPDMVIRLAGGSSIAVDAKVPLDAYLEASALSAGDANEPQRRALMQKHVKAVRAHIDALAKKAYWAGLDASPEFVICFLPSESLLAAAIDEDPALLDYAFSRRVALASPVNLWAVLKTVAFTWTQQEVSTEARTLLALGTQLYDRLGTLAGHADDLRRALERTVDSYNRFAGSLETRVLVTARQFPGVDASALESARPVTAGTGRRFTAPELIAADGAADEKTAAETPDTEEHSTAAVQADVGEVRLRLDEV, from the coding sequence ATGGATGCTCTGGCAGTGGTTCTCGTCCTCGTCGCCCTCGCGGCGGGTGTCGCCGTCGGCTGGTTCCTGCGCGCCGGTCGCGGTGCCGCGGATCTCGCGCGCGCCCAGGCCGAACTGGCTGCCGCACGCGACGATCGCGACCGCCAGTACGACCTCTACCGCGACGCCGTGGAGCACTCCCGGAACGAGCAGCGGGCCGAAGCGCAGCGCGTGCAGCAGCAGAACGCCGTGCTGACCGCGCTCGCACCGGTGCGGGAGAGCCTGCAGCAGATGCAGGACAAGGTCACCGCGATCGAGCGGGATCGGCACGCGCAGTTCGGCACGCTCGAGGAGCAGCTGCGCCGCGCCCAGGAGTCCGACGAGGCCCTGCGTGCCACCACGGAGTCGCTCGCGGGCGCACTGCGCTCGACCGCCACACGCGGCGTCTGGGGCGAGACCCAGCTGCGCCGGGTCGTCGAAGCGGCCGGACTCACCCGGCACATCGACTTCGACCTGCAGGCGACGATCTCATCCGACCGCGGTCAGGGGCGGCCGGACATGGTGATCCGTCTCGCCGGCGGCAGCTCGATCGCCGTCGACGCCAAGGTCCCCCTCGACGCCTACCTCGAGGCCTCGGCGCTCTCGGCGGGCGACGCGAACGAGCCGCAGCGCCGCGCGCTGATGCAGAAGCACGTGAAGGCCGTCCGCGCCCACATCGATGCTCTCGCCAAGAAGGCGTACTGGGCAGGTCTCGATGCGAGCCCCGAGTTCGTGATCTGCTTCCTGCCCAGCGAGTCGCTCCTGGCGGCGGCGATCGATGAAGACCCGGCACTGCTCGACTACGCCTTCAGCCGCCGCGTGGCACTCGCCTCCCCCGTCAACCTCTGGGCGGTGCTCAAGACGGTGGCCTTCACCTGGACGCAGCAGGAGGTCTCGACCGAGGCCCGCACCCTCCTCGCCCTCGGCACGCAGCTCTACGACCGGCTGGGCACGCTCGCCGGGCACGCCGACGACCTGCGCCGCGCCCTGGAGCGCACGGTGGACAGCTACAACCGGTTCGCGGGCTCGCTGGAGACGCGCGTGCTCGTCACGGCGAGGCAATTCCCCGGCGTCGACGCATCCGCCCTCGAGTCGGCGCGCCCGGTGACGGCGGGGACCGGTCGACGCTTCACCGCCCCCGAGCTGATCGCCGCCGACGGAGCAGCGGACGAGAAGACGGCGGCCGAGACGCCGGACACCGAGGAGCACTCGACTGCAGCGGTGCAGGCCGATGTGGGCGAGGTGCGGTTGCGCCTCGACGAGGTCTAG
- a CDS encoding 3'-5' exonuclease, translating into MPLDFTAIDFETANSSPASACSVGLVRVRGGEVVATTGWLIQPPPGHDEFQEWNVRIHGIQPEDVLSAATWVDQFDRLCAFAGADVLVAHNAGFDLNVLRRASEATGQLCPPYRSLCSLQVARKTYQLDSYRLPIAAAAAGFEEFSHHDALADARACAQIVIDAAARAGAADVFALADALSLRVTAPVAPALERAVA; encoded by the coding sequence GTGCCACTGGATTTCACTGCGATCGACTTCGAGACCGCGAACTCCAGCCCCGCCTCCGCCTGCTCCGTCGGACTCGTCCGCGTGCGCGGCGGCGAAGTCGTCGCCACCACCGGCTGGCTGATCCAGCCGCCGCCCGGGCACGACGAGTTCCAGGAGTGGAACGTCCGCATCCACGGCATCCAGCCGGAGGACGTGCTGTCGGCCGCCACCTGGGTCGACCAGTTCGATCGCCTGTGCGCCTTCGCGGGAGCCGACGTCCTCGTCGCCCACAACGCGGGATTCGATCTCAACGTGCTGCGCCGCGCCTCGGAGGCCACCGGGCAGCTCTGCCCGCCCTACCGCTCGCTGTGCAGCCTGCAGGTCGCCCGCAAGACGTACCAGCTCGACTCGTACCGCCTGCCGATCGCCGCGGCGGCTGCCGGGTTCGAGGAGTTCTCGCACCACGACGCCCTCGCGGATGCCCGTGCCTGCGCGCAGATCGTGATCGACGCCGCCGCCAGAGCGGGCGCTGCCGACGTCTTCGCGCTCGCTGACGCCCTCAGCCTGCGCGTGACCGCGCCCGTCGCCCCCGCCCTGGAGCGCGCCGTCGCCTGA
- a CDS encoding class I SAM-dependent methyltransferase, which yields MAEDMATSFGAQAGDYEVGRPEYPFNAVAWMLERMPADSRRIADVGAGTGKLTRVLAQAPDAEVVAVDPDPEMLATLRGAVPGVPTFVGTAERLPLPDASLDAVVLGQAWHWVDPDAGSAEIGRAVRSGGTLGLIWNIRDDRVEWVRRLTEIMHGSHAENMLAEGDPVVAAPFGPLEQERWEWVRPITRDLLHRMAASRSYIITAPDEEKARIRRELDELFDELDLHGDATIDLPYVTRAYRAVRD from the coding sequence ATGGCTGAGGACATGGCGACGTCGTTCGGAGCGCAGGCGGGGGACTACGAGGTCGGCAGGCCCGAGTACCCCTTCAACGCGGTGGCCTGGATGCTGGAGCGGATGCCGGCGGATTCGCGTCGAATCGCCGACGTCGGCGCCGGCACGGGCAAGCTCACCCGCGTCCTCGCCCAGGCTCCCGATGCCGAGGTGGTCGCCGTCGATCCCGACCCGGAGATGCTGGCGACGCTTCGTGGGGCGGTGCCCGGAGTGCCGACGTTCGTCGGGACGGCGGAGCGGCTGCCGCTCCCGGACGCGAGCCTCGACGCCGTCGTCCTGGGACAGGCCTGGCACTGGGTCGACCCGGATGCCGGGTCCGCGGAGATCGGTCGCGCCGTGCGCAGCGGAGGAACCCTCGGTCTCATCTGGAACATCCGCGACGATCGCGTCGAATGGGTGCGGAGACTGACCGAGATCATGCACGGCAGTCATGCCGAGAACATGCTCGCCGAGGGAGACCCGGTCGTCGCCGCGCCGTTCGGGCCGCTCGAACAGGAACGCTGGGAGTGGGTCCGCCCCATCACGCGCGATCTGCTGCATCGGATGGCGGCATCGCGGAGTTACATCATCACCGCCCCGGACGAGGAGAAGGCGCGCATCCGCCGAGAGCTGGACGAGCTGTTCGACGAACTCGACCTGCACGGCGACGCCACCATCGACCTCCCGTACGTGACGCGGGCGTACCGGGCTGTGCGCGACTGA
- the ychF gene encoding redox-regulated ATPase YchF: MALTIGIVGLPNVGKSTLFNALTKNDVLAANYPFATIEPNVGVVNLPDPRLDKLAEIFGSERILPAAVSFVDIAGIVRGASEGEGLGNKFLANIREADAIAQVVRGFADDDVVHVDGTVNPASDMETINAELMLADLETVDKAITRYEKEVRGKKIEPVVLETANAAKDALERGVLLSVAGIDLTPIRELGLLTAKPVIFVFNVDEAVLTDDGRKAELAALVAPAKAIFLDAKIESELIDLDPEDAAELLASTGQDESGLDQLARIGFDTLGLQTYLTAGPKEARAWTIPKGSKAPQAAGVIHTDFEKGFIKAEIVSFEDLVETGSVVEARAKGKARLEGKDYVMQDGDVVEFRFNN, translated from the coding sequence GTGGCTCTCACTATCGGCATCGTCGGCCTGCCCAACGTCGGCAAGTCCACCCTCTTCAACGCACTCACCAAGAACGACGTGCTCGCGGCGAACTATCCGTTCGCGACGATCGAGCCCAACGTCGGCGTGGTGAACCTGCCCGACCCGCGTCTCGACAAGCTCGCGGAGATCTTCGGCAGCGAGCGGATCCTCCCCGCAGCGGTGTCGTTCGTCGACATCGCCGGCATCGTGCGCGGTGCGAGCGAGGGCGAGGGGCTGGGCAACAAGTTCCTCGCGAACATCCGTGAGGCCGACGCGATCGCACAGGTCGTCCGCGGCTTCGCCGATGACGACGTGGTGCACGTCGACGGCACGGTGAACCCGGCGTCCGACATGGAGACGATCAACGCCGAGCTCATGCTCGCCGACCTGGAGACCGTCGACAAGGCGATCACCCGGTACGAGAAGGAGGTCCGCGGCAAGAAGATCGAGCCCGTGGTGCTCGAGACCGCGAACGCGGCGAAGGACGCGCTGGAGCGCGGCGTGCTGCTGTCGGTCGCCGGCATCGACCTGACGCCCATCCGCGAGCTGGGGCTGCTCACCGCGAAGCCTGTGATCTTCGTCTTCAACGTCGACGAGGCCGTGCTGACGGACGACGGACGCAAGGCCGAGCTCGCCGCCCTCGTCGCGCCGGCGAAGGCGATCTTCCTCGACGCGAAGATCGAATCCGAGCTCATCGACCTCGACCCGGAGGATGCGGCGGAACTGCTCGCCTCGACCGGGCAGGACGAGTCCGGCCTGGACCAGCTCGCCCGCATCGGCTTCGACACCCTCGGTCTGCAGACCTACCTCACGGCCGGTCCGAAGGAGGCTCGCGCCTGGACGATCCCCAAGGGGTCGAAGGCGCCTCAGGCAGCCGGTGTCATCCACACCGACTTCGAGAAGGGCTTCATCAAGGCCGAGATCGTCTCGTTCGAGGACCTGGTCGAGACCGGCTCCGTCGTCGAGGCCCGCGCCAAGGGCAAGGCCCGCCTCGAGGGCAAGGACTACGTCATGCAGGACGGCGACGTCGTGGAGTTCCGCTTCAACAACTGA
- a CDS encoding ABC-F family ATP-binding cassette domain-containing protein has translation MTATLVAQGLAGGYGHRTLFDSLDLTVAAGDVVGLVGANGAGKSTLLKLLAGVDEPQAGTIRLAPADAFVGWLPQEHERVAGESVVEYIGRRTGCAEATKDMDEAAAALGDPSLAAPGTDPADTYSAALDRWLASGAADLDERLPAVLADLGLDLGGDPADTLMTSLSGGQAARVGLAALLLSRFDIALLDEPTNDLDLDGIERLETFVRGLRGGVVLVSHDREFLARCVTRVLELDLAQGTNRVFGGGYDAYLEERATIRRHQREKYDEFADKKADLVARARTQREWSSQGVRNAMKKAPDNDKIKRKASAESSEKQAQKVRQMESRIARLEEVEEPRKEWQLEFTIGSAPRSSSVVSTLSSAVFRQGSFQLGPVSLQVNAGERIGITGPNGAGKSTLLRGLLGRQSPDEGSASLGASVEIGEIDQARALLVGAQPLAAAFEALVPEMASGEVRTLLAKFGLKADHVTRAVDELSPGERTRAGLALLQARGVNLLVLDEPTNHLDLPAIEQLEQALESYEGTLLLVTHDRRMLATVQTDRHWRVEAGQVVEA, from the coding sequence ATGACCGCAACACTCGTGGCCCAAGGGCTGGCCGGCGGGTACGGCCATCGCACCCTGTTCGATTCGCTCGACCTGACCGTCGCGGCCGGAGACGTCGTGGGTCTCGTCGGGGCCAACGGCGCGGGGAAGTCGACACTCCTGAAGCTGCTGGCCGGAGTCGACGAGCCGCAGGCCGGGACGATCCGACTCGCTCCGGCGGATGCCTTCGTGGGCTGGCTTCCCCAGGAGCATGAGCGCGTCGCGGGAGAGAGCGTGGTCGAGTACATCGGTCGGCGGACCGGGTGCGCGGAGGCGACCAAGGACATGGATGAGGCAGCCGCCGCTCTCGGCGACCCCTCGCTCGCCGCCCCGGGCACAGATCCGGCCGACACCTACTCCGCGGCTCTGGATCGCTGGCTGGCCAGTGGCGCCGCCGACCTCGACGAGCGGCTTCCGGCCGTGCTCGCCGACCTCGGCCTCGACCTGGGCGGCGATCCGGCCGACACCCTGATGACGTCGCTGTCGGGAGGACAGGCCGCACGGGTCGGTCTCGCGGCACTGCTGCTCTCGCGCTTCGACATCGCCCTGCTGGACGAGCCGACGAACGACCTCGACCTCGACGGCATCGAGCGACTCGAGACGTTCGTGCGCGGCCTCCGCGGCGGCGTCGTGCTCGTCAGCCACGACCGCGAGTTCCTCGCCCGCTGCGTCACCCGCGTGCTGGAGCTCGATCTCGCCCAGGGCACCAACCGGGTGTTCGGCGGCGGCTACGACGCGTACCTGGAGGAGCGGGCGACCATCCGCCGCCACCAGCGCGAGAAGTACGACGAGTTCGCGGACAAGAAGGCCGATCTCGTCGCCCGCGCCCGCACCCAGCGCGAGTGGTCGAGCCAGGGCGTGCGCAATGCGATGAAGAAGGCGCCCGACAACGACAAGATCAAGCGCAAGGCCTCGGCCGAGTCGAGCGAGAAGCAGGCGCAGAAGGTGCGTCAGATGGAGAGCCGGATCGCCCGACTCGAAGAGGTCGAGGAACCGCGGAAGGAGTGGCAGCTCGAGTTCACGATCGGCTCGGCTCCGCGCTCCAGCTCGGTGGTCTCGACGCTGAGCTCGGCCGTGTTCCGCCAGGGCTCCTTCCAGCTCGGACCGGTGTCGCTCCAGGTGAACGCGGGGGAGCGCATCGGCATCACCGGCCCCAACGGCGCCGGGAAGTCGACGCTGCTGCGCGGGCTGCTGGGGCGACAGAGCCCGGACGAGGGATCGGCGAGTCTCGGCGCGAGCGTGGAGATCGGCGAGATCGACCAGGCGCGTGCATTGCTCGTCGGTGCGCAGCCGCTCGCCGCTGCCTTCGAGGCGCTGGTCCCCGAGATGGCTTCGGGGGAGGTGCGCACTCTCCTCGCCAAGTTCGGTCTCAAGGCCGATCATGTGACGCGTGCCGTCGACGAGCTCTCACCGGGCGAACGCACGCGCGCGGGACTGGCGCTGCTGCAGGCGCGCGGCGTCAACCTGCTCGTGCTCGACGAGCCGACCAACCACCTCGACCTGCCCGCGATCGAACAGCTGGAGCAGGCGCTCGAGTCGTACGAAGGGACGCTGCTGCTCGTCACCCACGATCGGCGGATGCTCGCGACCGTGCAGACCGACCGGCACTGGCGGGTGGAGGCGGGACAGGTCGTCGAGGCCTGA
- a CDS encoding DUF4190 domain-containing protein, with translation MTSSPTAPRTNTLALVSFIAAFVIPVGGFILGVFALRQLQAPGNTESGAGLARWALVIGALGTLFAVLFFILWGTLFFSALGGQPFGR, from the coding sequence ATGACCTCGTCGCCCACGGCACCGCGCACCAACACCCTGGCTCTCGTCAGCTTCATCGCGGCCTTCGTCATCCCGGTCGGAGGATTCATCCTCGGGGTGTTCGCCCTGCGACAGCTGCAGGCCCCCGGGAACACCGAGTCCGGCGCAGGGCTTGCCCGATGGGCGCTCGTCATCGGCGCGCTCGGCACGCTGTTCGCCGTGCTCTTCTTCATCCTGTGGGGCACGCTGTTCTTCTCGGCGCTGGGCGGTCAGCCTTTCGGACGCTGA
- a CDS encoding alpha/beta fold hydrolase, producing the protein MTDTQIFEPDGRAIPFVDEGDGPVKLVLIQERDVAADVLGVVAHYLAEEAGFHVLRIGHRADVEGAEPSLEDRVEDALAVIDHVGLGDTWIGGHGFGGTIARAFAVAHADRVNGLALLGVEEHDTALAPVMPVLIIQGTDDATTPFANGERLQSTAPERASVKSIDGGDHLFPMTHPIETAVVIEEYLDWD; encoded by the coding sequence ATGACCGACACCCAGATCTTCGAGCCGGACGGCCGCGCGATCCCCTTCGTCGACGAGGGCGACGGGCCCGTCAAGCTCGTCCTGATCCAGGAGCGCGATGTCGCGGCTGACGTCCTCGGCGTCGTCGCGCACTACCTCGCCGAGGAGGCGGGCTTCCACGTGCTGCGGATCGGCCACCGCGCCGATGTCGAGGGCGCCGAGCCCTCGCTGGAGGACCGGGTGGAAGATGCACTCGCCGTGATCGACCACGTCGGCCTCGGGGACACCTGGATCGGCGGACACGGATTCGGCGGCACCATCGCGCGAGCATTCGCCGTCGCCCACGCCGACCGCGTGAACGGACTGGCGCTGCTCGGCGTCGAAGAGCACGACACGGCCCTCGCGCCCGTGATGCCGGTCCTCATCATCCAGGGCACCGACGACGCGACCACCCCGTTCGCGAACGGCGAGCGCCTGCAGTCCACGGCCCCGGAGCGCGCCAGCGTGAAGAGCATCGACGGGGGAGACCACCTCTTCCCGATGACGCACCCGATCGAGACCGCGGTCGTCATCGAGGAGTACCTCGACTGGGACTGA